Genomic window (Hydrogenimonas cancrithermarum):
AGTCCCTGATTTGGAAATAAGACCGACAGGGCCTTTTTTGAAAATGAATCCCGGCATGATACCGATTTTGCACTCTTCCGCGGTGATGATACCCGGACAGTTCGGCCCGATTGTACTCATACCCTTCTTGGTCGCATACGCTTTGGCGAACATCATATCTTTGACCGGTGCGCCTTCCGTGATAATGACGGCGAGTTCAATGCCGGCATCGGCTGCTTCCATGACCGCATCGGCGACGAAAGCCGGCGGAACGAAGATCATGGAAACGGTTGCACCTGTCGTTTCGACAGCCTCTTTGACCGTATTGAAGACAGGCTGACCTAGATGCTCCTGACCTCCCTTGCCCGGCGTCACGCCGCCGACGATTTTCGTACCGTAATCGATGCACTGGGAAGCGTGGAAGGTACCCTCTTTACCGGTAAATCCCTGGACGATGACTTTTGTATCTTTGTTGACCAGAATACTCATAAATAAAATTCTCCTTTCTTTTCATTCGGTAACCCGACTTTTTGGATGCAAATATGCATACCAAAAACTCGTAAAAAGCTACGTATGTGAAACAGTTCACTTTCGACTGACGCTTTTTACCCTTTACTTTGCAGCTTCGACGGCTTTTTTCGCACCGTCCGCAAGATCTTCGGCTGCAATGATGTTTTTGATACCGGCATTTTTCAAAATCTCCGCTGCCTCTTCGGCATTGGTTCCGTCGAGTCGGACAATGACGGGAACGTTGACATCGGTGATTTTCGTCGCTTCGAGAATACCGTTGGCGACACGGTCACAACGTACGATCCCGCCGAAGATATTGACGAAGATCGCCCTGACATTCGGGTCTTTGAGAATAATTTCGAAACCTTTGGCTACCGTTTCGGGATTCGCCCCGCCACCCACGTCGAGGAAGTTGGCTGGCTCGCCGCCTTCGTGCTTGATAATATCCATTGTCGCCATCGCGAGCCCCGCACCGTTGACCATACATCCGACATTTCCGTCGAGTTTGATGTAACTGAGGCCGTGCTGTTTCGCTTCGACTTCGGTCGGCTCCTCTTCACTGAGGTCACGCATTTCATGAATGTCCGGATGGCGCCCGAGTGCATTGTCGTCGAAGCCCATCTTCGCGTCGAGTGCGATGAATTTTCCCTCACCCGTTTTGATCAGAGGGTTGATCTCGATCATCTCGGCATCTTTGTCCATGTAGACATTGTAGAGTGCCTGTGCGAACTTGATGAACGGCCCGATCTCTTCTTTCGCGAGGCCCAGGCCAAATGCCAGTTTTCGTCCGTGGAATCCCTGGAATCCGATGGCCGGGTCGATCTGGACTTTAACGATTTTCTCGGGCGACTTCGCAGCAACCTCTTCGATTTCCATTCCACCTTCGGTCGATGCCATCATGACCGGCATCTCCGCGGCACGGTCGAGGACCATACCGAGATAGAATTCGGCTTTGATGTCCGCACCCTCTTCGATATAGACCTTCTGAACCAATTTTCCTTCCGGCCCCGTCTGATGTGTCACAAGCGTCATACCGAGAATTTCGTCGGCCCAGTGGCGTACTTCATCCAGCGATTTCGCAAGCTTGACGCCACCGCCAAGCCCGCGTCCTCCGGCATGAATCTGCGCTTTTACGACCCAGAGATTTCCTCCAAGGTTTTTTGCGGCTTCTACCGCTTCATCGACAGTAAATGCCACCTGTCCTCGCGGAACGGGAACACCGTACTGACGAAAAATCTCTTTCGCTTGATATTCATGAATATTCATATCTCAACCCTTTCTATAAGATTTAGTCTTTTACTTCATACTGTTTCCGACCCTCTTCGTAAAGGTCGTTACCATATGCATCGTTGATTACCGTAACCGGGAAATTCTCCACTTTGAGCATACGGATCGCTTCGGGACCGAGCTCTTCGTATGCAATCACTTTCGCATCCTTGATCAATTTTCCAAGAAGTGCACCCGCACCGCCTGTCGCACCGAAATAGACGGCTTTGTACTCTTTGCAGGCATCTTTGACTTCCTGGTTGCGCTTCCCTTTTCCGATCATCCCTTTAAGGCCGTATTTGATAAGGGTGGGCGAGTAGCTATCCATCCGATAACTCGTGGTCGGTCCTGCACTTCCAATCGGATCGCCGGGTTTTGGCGGAGTTGGACCGACAAAATAGATAACAGCTCCCTGAAGTGGAAACGGCAGTTCCTCTTTATTTTCGATCAAATCGACAAGACGTTTGTGTGCGGCGTCTCTTGCCGTAAAAAGTGTACCTGAAAGATAGACGATATCCCCTGCTTTGAGGTTCATGATGTCTTCGTCCGTAAGGGGTGTCGTAAGATAGTGTACTTGACTCATTATCAATCCTTAAAGCGTAACATGGCTGTGTCTACTGCTGTGGCACTGTACATTGACACTCACCGGCAGACTCGCGATATGGCATGGGTTTTTTTCAACATGCACGGCGAGAACCGTTTCCGTACCACCCATACCCATCGCACCGATCCCAAGTTTGTTCAACTCGTAAAGCAACTCTTTTTCAAACTCTGCCACCTC
Coding sequences:
- the sucD gene encoding succinate--CoA ligase subunit alpha is translated as MSILVNKDTKVIVQGFTGKEGTFHASQCIDYGTKIVGGVTPGKGGQEHLGQPVFNTVKEAVETTGATVSMIFVPPAFVADAVMEAADAGIELAVIITEGAPVKDMMFAKAYATKKGMSTIGPNCPGIITAEECKIGIMPGFIFKKGPVGLISKSGTLTYEASNQVVKEGLGITTAVGIGGDPIIGLSYKQLLPMFEADPETEAIVMIGEIGGDLEIQAAEFIKEHISKPVVAFIAGQTAPKGKRMGHAGAIISGGSGTAAEKMAALEAAGVKVVVSPADIGKAVKEVMGK
- the sucC gene encoding ADP-forming succinate--CoA ligase subunit beta, yielding MNIHEYQAKEIFRQYGVPVPRGQVAFTVDEAVEAAKNLGGNLWVVKAQIHAGGRGLGGGVKLAKSLDEVRHWADEILGMTLVTHQTGPEGKLVQKVYIEEGADIKAEFYLGMVLDRAAEMPVMMASTEGGMEIEEVAAKSPEKIVKVQIDPAIGFQGFHGRKLAFGLGLAKEEIGPFIKFAQALYNVYMDKDAEMIEINPLIKTGEGKFIALDAKMGFDDNALGRHPDIHEMRDLSEEEPTEVEAKQHGLSYIKLDGNVGCMVNGAGLAMATMDIIKHEGGEPANFLDVGGGANPETVAKGFEIILKDPNVRAIFVNIFGGIVRCDRVANGILEATKITDVNVPVIVRLDGTNAEEAAEILKNAGIKNIIAAEDLADGAKKAVEAAK
- a CDS encoding Fe-S-containing hydro-lyase; the protein is MSQVHYLTTPLTDEDIMNLKAGDIVYLSGTLFTARDAAHKRLVDLIENKEELPFPLQGAVIYFVGPTPPKPGDPIGSAGPTTSYRMDSYSPTLIKYGLKGMIGKGKRNQEVKDACKEYKAVYFGATGGAGALLGKLIKDAKVIAYEELGPEAIRMLKVENFPVTVINDAYGNDLYEEGRKQYEVKD